One genomic window of uncultured delta proteobacterium includes the following:
- a CDS encoding Prophage regulatory protein, with product MSDTSSILKKRLLRINQVLALVPVGRSSWWEGCRTGRYPKPIKLGPRTTVWRAEDIAAFIENLGTQEAGNE from the coding sequence ATGTCTGACACAAGTTCCATCCTCAAAAAGCGCTTACTGCGTATCAATCAGGTGTTGGCCCTCGTTCCGGTAGGGCGCAGTTCCTGGTGGGAAGGTTGCCGCACCGGGCGCTATCCCAAGCCCATCAAACTTGGCCCCCGCACAACCGTCTGGAGAGCCGAAGACATTGCCGCCTTTATCGAGAACCTCGGCACCCAGGAGGCGGGCAATGAATAG
- a CDS encoding Prophage LambdaSo, replication protein O (modular protein) has protein sequence MNSDIRLAVSFRGHRKRKRLRLLLGPGSTDCLIDLWIATAMTHPSGVLQGMDEIDIALEAGWEDEPQKFVTALVECGFLEKDEYGAYALHDWSDHQGYAIHAERRKANARNAAAARWNARQEKILRDACEQHAEGNPPSPLPSPVPEPSPEPVPVPFHSSQPASAAGNAEQEKGKLTKFLFPENSDAYRLAVLMRDTLKINVPTLKEPNLQAWARSFDVALRNDGRMSEPHFVAEVIKWACSDSFWRTNIQSPEKLRKQFDQLTAKMESAAEKARTASKTETWKSPAQRRVEANQEACREAKRLLFGDAADAVAEVTHDAS, from the coding sequence ATGAATAGCGACATTCGCCTTGCGGTATCCTTCCGGGGTCACCGCAAGCGCAAGCGTCTGCGCTTGTTGCTTGGCCCCGGTTCCACCGACTGCCTTATCGACCTTTGGATTGCCACGGCCATGACGCACCCTTCGGGCGTGTTGCAGGGCATGGATGAAATCGACATCGCCCTTGAGGCCGGGTGGGAGGACGAACCGCAGAAATTCGTTACCGCATTGGTAGAGTGCGGATTTCTGGAAAAAGACGAATACGGCGCGTACGCTCTTCACGATTGGAGCGACCACCAGGGCTACGCCATACATGCCGAACGCCGTAAAGCAAACGCCCGCAACGCCGCTGCCGCACGCTGGAACGCCCGTCAGGAAAAAATCTTGCGGGATGCATGCGAACAGCATGCCGAGGGCAATCCCCCTTCTCCTCTTCCTTCTCCAGTTCCAGAACCATCTCCAGAACCTGTACCTGTTCCTTTTCACTCTTCTCAACCAGCCTCGGCGGCGGGCAATGCGGAGCAGGAGAAAGGAAAACTCACAAAATTCCTTTTCCCTGAAAATTCGGACGCCTACCGTCTGGCCGTGCTGATGCGAGATACGCTAAAAATCAACGTGCCGACCCTCAAGGAGCCGAATCTACAGGCATGGGCGCGGAGCTTCGACGTGGCCTTGCGCAACGACGGACGCATGTCGGAGCCGCATTTCGTGGCCGAGGTTATCAAGTGGGCCTGTTCCGACAGCTTTTGGCGGACGAACATCCAAAGCCCGGAGAAGTTGCGGAAACAGTTCGATCAGCTCACTGCCAAAATGGAAAGCGCGGCAGAAAAAGCCCGTACAGCGTCGAAAACCGAAACGTGGAAGTCACCCGCGCAGAGGCGCGTTGAAGCCAACCAGGAGGCGTGCAGGGAAGCAAAACGGCTGCTTTTCGGTGACGCCGCCGATGCGGTTGCGGAGGTCACGCATGACGCAAGCTGA
- a CDS encoding conserved hypothetical protein (Evidence 4 : Homologs of previously reported genes of unknown function): protein MTQADFKPFSVLIQGVAECYGQTLSAQGVALRFKLLEQFSLPEVEKAALSVMATRKYTSMPTPADFLEHISGGSAEDKAEVEVGKVLDAIGRHGAYVSVVFDDAVTQAVIVQAYGGWVKLCQDCGVEESEHWFRKNFARTWAAYSRQGVKQSGHLPGLFEITNCSNGYHEHAGPPKLVGDPTKARAVLDAGKSTLKLTESPENMRGEIGSLSGLLEAATGARRQ, encoded by the coding sequence ATGACGCAAGCTGATTTCAAGCCGTTCTCCGTGCTCATCCAGGGCGTTGCCGAGTGCTACGGCCAGACTTTGAGCGCCCAGGGCGTTGCCCTACGATTCAAGCTGCTGGAACAATTCAGCTTGCCGGAAGTGGAAAAAGCCGCACTTTCCGTCATGGCCACGCGGAAATACACATCCATGCCCACGCCAGCGGATTTTCTGGAACACATCAGCGGCGGCAGCGCCGAGGACAAGGCCGAAGTCGAAGTGGGCAAGGTGCTGGACGCCATCGGGCGGCATGGCGCGTATGTCAGCGTGGTTTTCGACGATGCCGTGACCCAGGCTGTTATCGTGCAAGCTTACGGCGGCTGGGTGAAGTTGTGCCAAGATTGCGGTGTGGAGGAATCCGAACACTGGTTCCGTAAAAACTTCGCCAGAACGTGGGCCGCGTATTCCCGCCAGGGGGTGAAGCAGTCCGGCCACCTGCCCGGTCTGTTTGAAATCACGAATTGCAGCAACGGCTATCACGAACATGCTGGCCCGCCAAAGCTGGTTGGCGATCCGACCAAGGCCCGCGCCGTGCTGGATGCCGGGAAAAGCACTCTCAAACTCACGGAAAGCCCGGAGAACATGCGCGGCGAAATCGGTTCTCTGTCCGGTCTGCTGGAAGCCGCGACTGGCGCAAGGAGGCAATAA
- a CDS encoding conserved hypothetical protein (Evidence 4 : Homologs of previously reported genes of unknown function), translating to MRSLLNHHELAEELGLSPGTLKNIWRSLPYIAVTPEAQANPHLWGVRFVLEEVIEHCRHHTKPGVYRGRQKNADPLGSKISGIFQVSRQANQQALHAEGGCSGVSGGGKKPSSAGGESALRFNVFESL from the coding sequence ATGCGTAGCCTCCTCAACCACCACGAGCTTGCCGAAGAGTTGGGCCTTTCCCCCGGCACCCTCAAAAACATCTGGCGTTCGCTGCCCTACATCGCCGTGACCCCCGAAGCTCAGGCCAACCCCCATCTGTGGGGTGTCCGCTTCGTATTGGAGGAGGTCATTGAGCACTGCCGTCACCATACAAAACCCGGAGTCTACCGTGGCCGTCAAAAAAATGCAGACCCGCTCGGGTCAAAGATTTCTGGCATATTTCAAGTTTCAAGGCAGGCAAATCAACAAGCGCTTCACGCGGAAGGCGGATGCTCTGGCGTGAGTGGAGGAGGAAAAAAGCCGTCTTCGGCAGGCGGCGAGTCAGCCTTGCGTTTTAATGTTTTCGAGTCTCTCTGA
- a CDS encoding hypothetical protein (Evidence 5 : No homology to any previously reported sequences) has product MKQPVITISCQGSVLTGTNKTPKEQKAAQKKATKRKPKPHAKASYQERCTGTLSRSVQRSKVGLAQKAGAIANEPTYHVAVVLPKGVDADFELPVLKDYLKKFFKQITRLYPDCYFVRFYGWTATAGLHAHILMRFGGNFPRCLKEHDVREAWGDIVGSYAPHLVEMTKFCKGGSIGYLTTPKVDEELRVVVQRLNGGRIWSIINSKNIRWHEKVVLKLSPAEHRVFKRILRKLFKKYGLHKSNSQQLKKNSYCLNYLTPALLRKAVKKFLKLRSRHA; this is encoded by the coding sequence ATGAAACAGCCTGTTATCACAATCAGTTGTCAGGGGAGCGTCCTGACGGGAACCAACAAAACGCCCAAGGAACAGAAGGCCGCGCAAAAAAAGGCAACAAAGCGGAAGCCCAAGCCGCACGCCAAAGCCTCTTATCAGGAACGCTGCACCGGCACTCTCTCGCGGAGTGTTCAGCGCAGCAAAGTCGGCTTGGCGCAAAAGGCCGGCGCCATTGCGAATGAACCGACCTACCACGTTGCCGTCGTCCTGCCGAAGGGCGTTGATGCCGACTTCGAACTTCCCGTTCTCAAGGACTACCTCAAAAAATTCTTCAAGCAAATTACCCGGCTTTATCCGGATTGTTATTTTGTTCGATTCTATGGCTGGACGGCGACCGCAGGGCTGCATGCTCATATCCTCATGCGTTTTGGCGGCAACTTCCCCCGGTGCCTGAAAGAACATGATGTGCGCGAGGCGTGGGGGGATATCGTAGGGTCTTACGCTCCCCATCTTGTTGAGATGACCAAGTTTTGCAAAGGCGGCTCCATCGGCTACCTCACCACGCCAAAAGTGGACGAGGAACTGCGCGTTGTTGTCCAGCGTCTCAACGGCGGGCGCATCTGGTCCATCATCAACAGCAAAAACATTCGCTGGCATGAAAAAGTTGTTTTGAAGCTCTCCCCGGCAGAACACAGGGTATTCAAACGTATCCTGCGAAAGCTGTTCAAAAAGTATGGGCTGCATAAGTCCAACAGTCAGCAACTGAAGAAAAACAGCTACTGCCTTAACTATCTTACTCCGGCCCTTCTCAGAAAGGCAGTCAAAAAGTTCCTGAAGTTGAGGAGCCGTCATGCGTAG